The stretch of DNA TCCTTCGTTTTAGTGATTTCTCAATAGCAAACTAGTCTTCCCTCCCCATCCATTCAATTGTAACAAATTAATTACAGAAAAAGCTTGCAAGCGCTGAAAACGCAATGAAATCTTTTGTTGGGTATAATTTTCTTTTGTATGCATCAATGGTATAACTCAATTTTTGAAAAGCATAAAAGCTTATACCAACTGGCAGTATAATATTTAAAAAAGCCTAAAGACCAAAGGTTAACCAATATACTGATCCATAAAAACCTTTTATTTTATTTCCTTCATATGAAAGTCTACGGCCTATTATATAATCTAACGTGAGTTCGACGTAAGAAAGTTAGAAATTCATTAAGAAAAAAGCAGACTATTTAGTAAATTAAAGTACTGAATTTCAATTTTATAACTAAATAATCTGCTATGATATCTAAAGATAAAGTTACCGAAATATTTTGTTCCATCGACGATTTTTGCAAGGAATTTGTACCATTATTTGAAAAACGCCTTTTAGGAGTCGGTAAAAAACGTAAAAGAGCCTCAAGATTATCCCTTTCCGAGGTTATGACCATTCAGGTTTTGTTCCATCTATCTAGGATTAGAGATTTTAAAACATTTTATACCGGATATGTCAAAGAGTACCTTGTTGGCTATTTTCCTGATACGGTCAGCTACAACCGTATGGTAGAACTTTGCTCTGAGAGTATGCTGCCTCTTTTAGCATATCTGAAAACCCAAGGTACGGGCTCTTGTTCCGGGATTAGTTTTATAGATTCAACGCCTTTACGCGTTTGTCACAACAGGCGTATACACAGCCATAAGGTGTTCGATGTCATTGCCCAAAGAGGGCAATGTTCCATTGGTTGGTTCTTTGGCTTCAAACTCCACATTGTTACCAATGATAGTGGGCATATCATCGATTTTTTAATTACACCGGGGAATAAAGATGACAGGACGCCTCTCAGATTGGAGAATTTTATCGCAAAGTTATGGGGCAAACTCTATGGGGACAAGGGGTATATTGGAAAAGAGCTCTTTACAGAACTATTCTCTAATGGTATACACTTGGTAACAAAACTTAAAAAGAATATGAAAACTAAACTTTTAACTCCTATGTACGATGTGGTCATGCTTAGGAAAAGGGCTATCGTGGAGTCTATAATTGACCAGCTCAAGAATATATTCCAGATTGAGCACTCAAGATATAGAAGCCCCGTGAACTTCTTTACAAATGTGTGTTCTGGACTGATAGCCTATAACTTCACAGAGAAAAAGCCTAGCCTAAACATCAATTTTGTTAGAACCGATCAACTTTGTCTTAACTTATAGTTACGTCGAACTCACGTTAATCTATAATTGTACTAAATAAAATAAGTGATAAAAATCTGCAGTCCTACCAACCATAAAATAAGTAACTCGTAACTACAATTAGAAAATTCTGAAACTTTAAATTCTTATTCCCTAAAAACCAATAGAGGAAAAAACTATTGGTGAAAAAATCGCAAAGTCAGTTGAATTAAATAACATTTATATAATTGTTTTTTGATTTAATGATGGCTAGATAGTCTTGAAAATGATGCTGGTTCTCAAAAATAAAATCTGAGTTGATTTCTTTAATTTTATCATCCATCATATGCTTATAATTAGCGTAATGATCTAATTTAGATGAGTTAAAAAACCTTTGTTATTGTTATTGGAATATTAAAAGCTTCACCATTATTCTCATTCTTTATACAATGATTAATTTCAATTTTGGACGAATAAAACGGATTAATAATCAATACATTACTTCTGCTTTCCAATATCAATATTTTCATAACTGTTTTTATTAAATCTGGCTTTATAATATACTTTTATTATTAATATTACTAGCATAGCAGACAAATAGGAAATAGCTATTCCTAATAAACCCAGACTTTCTGTTAAAAAATAATTAAGAGTTAAATTTAGAATTACAGCAGATAAAGATGCATACAGAATAATCTTGTCTTTTCCATAAGAAAACAAAATGTAGTGTGCCATCAAAGATATGTTATAAAATATTGCTGCTAATAACAAAATATAAAATGATATAAGGTTGTTGTCTGCCAACGGCTTATCCATAAATTCAACTAAATAAGGCATTCCAAACCCAAGCCCTATAGTACAAAAAACTAAAATTATAATTGTCTTTTTTTTAAATGCCACAACATATTCCGTAAACTTAATTTTATCCTTATATGCTGTTTCTAGCATATGAGGGAAAATCATCATTACCACTAAATTGTATACAATGACTTCTATTACATTGATAAATTGTGAAAAGAAGGTATAGACCCCAACAATTGCTTTCCCATCAAAATAATCGAGAAAAAAACGACCTGATAAAAGTATGGTTTGAGTACATAAAGAAGAAATTAAAAACAGAAAAGAAATTTTTACTCCCTTTTTAATTTCCCTATAATCCACTTTAGTCTTAATTATCTTTTTAAATTCAATATTTTTTGTCAAGAAAAAACCCCCAACTATTAGAGCAATAAAAGAAGACACTGCCCATAGTTGAAAATATAAATGCATTTCAATTTGTTCTGTAAAAATAAAATTTACTAACGAAAAAATAATCCAAAAACTTCTTATTAATAGCGTAATATTAGCAGCTAATGGCCTTTTGAAAACCGACAAAAGCCTAAATATTTCTTGCCCCAAAT from Flavivirga spongiicola encodes:
- a CDS encoding IS982 family transposase, coding for MISKDKVTEIFCSIDDFCKEFVPLFEKRLLGVGKKRKRASRLSLSEVMTIQVLFHLSRIRDFKTFYTGYVKEYLVGYFPDTVSYNRMVELCSESMLPLLAYLKTQGTGSCSGISFIDSTPLRVCHNRRIHSHKVFDVIAQRGQCSIGWFFGFKLHIVTNDSGHIIDFLITPGNKDDRTPLRLENFIAKLWGKLYGDKGYIGKELFTELFSNGIHLVTKLKKNMKTKLLTPMYDVVMLRKRAIVESIIDQLKNIFQIEHSRYRSPVNFFTNVCSGLIAYNFTEKKPSLNINFVRTDQLCLNL
- a CDS encoding lipopolysaccharide biosynthesis protein, whose protein sequence is MGQEIFRLLSVFKRPLAANITLLIRSFWIIFSLVNFIFTEQIEMHLYFQLWAVSSFIALIVGGFFLTKNIEFKKIIKTKVDYREIKKGVKISFLFLISSLCTQTILLSGRFFLDYFDGKAIVGVYTFFSQFINVIEVIVYNLVVMMIFPHMLETAYKDKIKFTEYVVAFKKKTIIILVFCTIGLGFGMPYLVEFMDKPLADNNLISFYILLLAAIFYNISLMAHYILFSYGKDKIILYASLSAVILNLTLNYFLTESLGLLGIAISYLSAMLVILIIKVYYKARFNKNSYENIDIGKQK